From a single Paenibacillus sp. FSL W8-0426 genomic region:
- a CDS encoding nucleotidyltransferase domain-containing protein, protein MNMNIQEEMKHTIRQELERIERDEQVKIIYACESGSRAWGFPSQDSDYDVRFLYVRPLEWYLSIEEQRDVIEVPISDQLDINGWDLRKALKLFRKSNPPLLEWLQSPIQYDERYSVAERIRGLSPLTFSPKSCMYHYLNMAKGNFRDYLQGERVKIKKYFYVLRPLLACGWIERHNTMPPMEFGQLVEELIPADTLLYSEITELLRRKKSGDELDLEPQLPAIHSFLKERIAWYEQRAAAMAHETVVDVAELDRIFRAALDEVWAASE, encoded by the coding sequence ATGAACATGAACATTCAAGAAGAGATGAAACACACGATACGGCAGGAACTGGAGCGAATCGAACGGGACGAGCAGGTGAAAATCATCTATGCCTGCGAATCAGGCAGCCGTGCATGGGGTTTTCCCTCGCAGGACAGCGACTACGATGTGCGTTTCTTATACGTCAGGCCTTTGGAATGGTATCTCTCTATCGAAGAACAGAGGGATGTGATCGAAGTTCCGATCAGCGATCAGCTCGACATCAATGGCTGGGATTTGCGCAAAGCGTTGAAACTGTTCCGCAAGTCAAACCCGCCGCTGCTGGAATGGCTGCAATCCCCGATCCAATACGATGAACGGTATAGCGTAGCCGAACGTATTCGTGGGTTGTCGCCGCTTACCTTTTCGCCAAAGTCATGCATGTACCATTACCTGAACATGGCCAAAGGGAATTTTCGCGATTACTTGCAGGGCGAACGCGTCAAGATCAAAAAGTATTTTTACGTGCTGCGGCCATTGCTGGCCTGCGGTTGGATCGAACGCCACAATACGATGCCGCCGATGGAATTTGGGCAGCTCGTAGAAGAGTTAATTCCGGCAGACACGCTTTTATACTCCGAAATTACAGAGTTGTTGCGGCGAAAGAAATCCGGCGACGAGCTTGATCTGGAGCCCCAGCTGCCGGCCATTCACTCCTTTCTGAAGGAACGGATCGCGTGGTATGAACAGCGTGCAGCCGCCATGGCCCATGAAACGGTCGTCGATGTTGCCGAGCTGGATCGTATTTTCCGTGCCGCGCTGGATGAGGTATGGGCAGCATCGGAGTAA
- a CDS encoding 3' terminal RNA ribose 2'-O-methyltransferase Hen1 produces the protein MHLMIRASGDGAGAVSHLLAKHPQNVYDRTDKGVRVRMVYTRDEENDTEVLIHAEPDPVDLVKGTPEGYDITQYINDREFVTSSLFCSYIRSALGTALNGKPKEPYLQWVEHPFDLELTFGPVASDLPDNVVEGLFSHVGYEVSVERGELSYAFELKKRSTVRRISLRGKATVQNALRQLFVLIPVLDDYKHYFIGEDEIDKLRRYGSGWLDEHPLKELIVRRTLRFSDLIRQYERVAGPISAVRAVEQKEEGPDMESPDMESPQERPVRLNELRYRTIVDMVAELPARKRIVDMGAGEGKLSARLAYMAGVESILAVEPSGQSRLRAMERFAKLEERRDVVALPEAVIGSLFYFDEQMQDQDVMILCEVIEHVEEYRLSGIMEMLLHDYRPKALIVTTPNREYNAVYEMEQGSMRHHDHRFEWSRAELAERCKAWTRNSGYTYDIRGIGEEAAGFGQPTQLVIFTQGKERNA, from the coding sequence ATGCATCTCATGATCAGGGCTAGCGGAGACGGCGCGGGTGCCGTTTCGCATTTGCTCGCCAAACATCCGCAGAACGTCTATGATCGGACGGACAAAGGCGTTCGCGTCAGAATGGTGTACACCAGGGACGAAGAGAACGATACAGAAGTGTTGATTCATGCCGAGCCGGACCCGGTGGATTTGGTTAAAGGCACGCCGGAAGGCTACGATATCACGCAATATATCAATGACCGGGAGTTTGTGACGAGCAGCTTGTTTTGCTCCTACATTCGCTCTGCACTCGGAACTGCATTAAACGGCAAACCGAAGGAGCCTTATCTGCAGTGGGTGGAGCATCCGTTTGACCTGGAGCTGACCTTTGGCCCGGTTGCCTCGGATCTGCCGGATAACGTGGTGGAAGGCTTATTTTCTCATGTCGGGTATGAGGTGTCCGTGGAGCGCGGCGAGTTATCCTATGCGTTCGAGTTGAAAAAAAGAAGCACGGTGCGCCGCATTTCCCTGCGCGGGAAAGCGACGGTACAGAATGCCCTGCGCCAGTTGTTCGTACTGATTCCGGTGTTGGACGATTACAAGCACTATTTCATCGGAGAGGACGAAATCGATAAGCTGAGACGATACGGCAGCGGGTGGTTGGACGAACATCCGTTGAAGGAACTGATCGTGCGCCGCACGTTGAGGTTCTCCGATCTGATCCGGCAGTATGAACGAGTTGCCGGGCCAATTTCGGCAGTGCGTGCAGTAGAGCAGAAGGAGGAAGGCCCAGACATGGAAAGCCCGGACATGGAATCGCCCCAAGAGCGGCCTGTTCGCTTGAATGAGCTGCGCTACCGGACGATTGTCGATATGGTGGCCGAGCTTCCGGCACGCAAGCGCATCGTGGACATGGGTGCCGGGGAAGGCAAGCTGTCTGCGCGGCTGGCCTATATGGCCGGCGTGGAATCCATTCTGGCCGTGGAACCTTCCGGACAGTCCCGCCTGCGAGCCATGGAACGCTTCGCGAAGCTGGAGGAGCGCAGGGATGTCGTCGCTTTGCCGGAGGCCGTGATTGGATCCCTGTTTTATTTTGACGAACAAATGCAAGACCAGGACGTCATGATATTGTGTGAAGTCATCGAGCATGTCGAGGAGTATCGCCTTAGCGGCATCATGGAGATGCTCTTGCATGATTATCGGCCTAAAGCGCTTATCGTAACAACGCCGAATCGAGAGTATAATGCTGTCTACGAAATGGAGCAGGGGAGCATGCGGCATCACGATCACCGATTCGAGTGGAGCCGGGCTGAGCTGGCCGAACGCTGCAAGGCATGGACACGAAATAGCGGCTACACCTACGACATCCGGGGGATCGGGGAAGAAGCAGCCGGTTTCGGGCAACCGACACAGTTGGTGATCTTCACGCAAGGAAAGGAGCGGAACGCATGA
- a CDS encoding polynucleotide kinase-phosphatase, whose translation MPHAGIVVLVGPSGSGKTTLLRRLVAEGALLSTEAVSSDQFRMLIGDDEYVDWRNRPRSEADVIYAEYQQVSAKAFEALESLVGMRCRLNKLTWIDATHLYPEDRQRLVDIARKAHVPVIAVVLDIREQELLARDAGREHPRGRQRVKQQVQQFKRTQRGVREDGFDAVYVLKQPDDIAFVRGENPLMVDIGTGIDIIGDIHGCYDEMMELIEKLGYVNRDGDGLFRHPEGRKLVSVGDVTSRGPKSLPSLMFWHQHCAAGLAYMVDSNHGWKIARYLDGRNVTLGHGDELVEQELRRFEEERGEEAARQFKDALKHFLQEAPSHLVFTRNGIRQVVVAHAGIRDHFIGKQSARIQDYCRYGDVEGTDAAGRPVRKDWYVDHKSGECIVWGHDPRPYPTIVNDTVNIDQGVVFGGMLTAWRMPERQAVSVPARQDYAGDPDSPLRRWERRRFAAPNLRKFTEGFAVQTGSRMNVSINGEQARAAIDTFSHFTVPLEELVYVPPTMSPPPGTCSVDGYLEHPRDAFQYYRAQGVTRMVAEKKHMGSRAVLLLFRDEAAGLQWVGRPMLGNIVTRSGRSFFDPETEREVLSRLHADLRANGYFERHSTEFVLLDAEIVPWNLKARELISSQYAHVAEAAMMDRDVLLDQLGKALAAGRHVEDWVRETERKRENAGLFRDVFQKYCWDVNDLNDIAIAPFHVLAHSTGTFWDKSHEWHMEQGRELAGMSSLIGETEYRVITNEAEEEEAVRWWEEMTAEGHEGIVIKPDRFRAWNGDKMLQPAIKVRGRSYLHIIYGMDYLAPDNLERLRKRRTSRKERHALMESALGMEAIDRFVRREPVERIHECILAALALESERIDPRL comes from the coding sequence ATGCCGCATGCGGGCATCGTCGTGCTGGTCGGGCCATCGGGCAGCGGCAAGACGACGCTGCTGCGGCGGCTCGTTGCCGAAGGTGCCCTTCTGTCTACCGAGGCGGTATCTTCCGACCAGTTCCGCATGCTGATCGGAGACGACGAATACGTGGATTGGCGGAACCGTCCGCGCAGTGAAGCCGACGTCATTTACGCGGAATATCAGCAGGTATCGGCGAAGGCGTTTGAAGCACTGGAGTCGCTTGTCGGCATGCGCTGCCGTTTGAACAAGCTGACGTGGATCGATGCCACGCATCTGTATCCGGAGGACCGTCAACGCTTGGTGGATATTGCCCGCAAGGCGCATGTGCCGGTTATTGCCGTTGTGCTGGACATTCGGGAACAGGAATTGCTGGCGCGTGATGCCGGAAGGGAACATCCGCGCGGACGCCAACGGGTCAAGCAGCAGGTGCAGCAATTCAAACGCACGCAGCGCGGAGTTCGCGAAGACGGCTTTGATGCGGTGTATGTCTTGAAGCAGCCGGACGATATTGCGTTTGTCCGGGGAGAGAACCCGTTGATGGTCGACATCGGCACAGGAATCGATATCATTGGCGACATCCACGGCTGTTACGACGAAATGATGGAGCTGATCGAAAAGCTCGGTTATGTAAATCGCGACGGGGATGGGCTGTTTCGCCATCCGGAAGGCCGCAAGCTGGTCTCGGTAGGCGATGTTACGAGTCGTGGACCGAAGTCTCTCCCAAGCCTAATGTTTTGGCACCAACATTGTGCCGCAGGACTTGCTTACATGGTGGACAGCAACCATGGCTGGAAGATCGCGCGTTATCTGGATGGGCGCAACGTCACGCTTGGCCACGGCGACGAATTGGTCGAGCAGGAATTGCGTCGGTTTGAAGAAGAGCGCGGCGAAGAAGCGGCTCGCCAATTCAAAGACGCATTGAAGCATTTTTTGCAGGAGGCTCCCTCGCATCTCGTATTCACCCGAAACGGCATCAGGCAAGTGGTTGTTGCCCACGCAGGCATTCGGGATCACTTTATCGGCAAACAGTCGGCTCGCATCCAGGATTACTGCCGGTACGGCGACGTGGAGGGCACGGACGCTGCGGGACGGCCGGTGCGCAAGGATTGGTACGTGGACCACAAATCCGGCGAGTGCATCGTGTGGGGTCATGATCCGAGGCCTTACCCCACCATCGTGAACGATACGGTGAACATCGATCAGGGCGTGGTATTCGGCGGCATGCTGACCGCATGGAGGATGCCTGAGCGGCAAGCCGTCAGCGTTCCCGCGCGGCAGGATTACGCGGGGGACCCGGACAGCCCGCTGCGGCGCTGGGAACGGCGGCGGTTCGCCGCGCCGAATCTGCGCAAGTTCACGGAAGGCTTCGCGGTTCAGACGGGCTCGCGGATGAATGTCTCCATTAACGGGGAGCAGGCGAGAGCCGCGATCGATACGTTCTCGCATTTTACCGTACCGCTCGAAGAATTGGTGTATGTGCCGCCTACGATGAGCCCGCCGCCCGGAACCTGCTCCGTCGATGGGTATCTGGAGCATCCACGCGACGCATTTCAGTATTACCGGGCACAGGGAGTGACCCGCATGGTAGCCGAGAAAAAACATATGGGCAGCCGGGCAGTGCTTCTTCTATTCCGGGATGAAGCGGCAGGGCTGCAATGGGTGGGAAGGCCGATGCTGGGCAATATCGTGACGAGGTCAGGCAGATCGTTCTTCGACCCGGAGACGGAACGCGAGGTGCTTTCCCGATTGCACGCGGATCTTCGGGCGAACGGTTACTTTGAACGGCACTCCACCGAGTTTGTGCTGCTGGACGCCGAAATCGTGCCATGGAACCTGAAAGCGCGTGAGTTAATTTCGTCCCAATATGCCCATGTGGCCGAGGCGGCCATGATGGATCGGGACGTATTGCTGGATCAGTTGGGCAAAGCGCTGGCTGCCGGCCGGCATGTGGAAGACTGGGTCCGGGAAACGGAGAGAAAACGCGAAAATGCGGGGCTGTTCCGTGACGTGTTCCAGAAATACTGTTGGGACGTGAATGATCTAAACGATATCGCAATAGCTCCATTTCATGTGTTAGCGCATAGCACCGGAACGTTCTGGGACAAGTCGCACGAGTGGCATATGGAGCAGGGACGCGAACTGGCCGGAATGTCTTCGCTGATCGGAGAGACGGAGTATCGCGTCATTACGAACGAAGCCGAGGAAGAGGAAGCTGTCCGCTGGTGGGAAGAAATGACGGCAGAGGGGCATGAGGGAATCGTGATCAAGCCGGACAGGTTCCGTGCGTGGAACGGCGACAAAATGCTCCAGCCTGCGATCAAAGTTAGGGGGCGTTCCTACCTGCACATCATCTATGGCATGGATTATCTGGCCCCCGACAATCTGGAGCGTCTTCGCAAACGAAGAACGTCCAGAAAGGAGCGTCATGCGCTGATGGAAAGCGCGCTGGGCATGGAAGCGATCGACCGCTTTGTTCGCCGTGAGCCTGTAGAACGCATTCACGAGTGTATATTGGCAGCGCTGGCGCTCGAATCCGAGCGGATCGATCCGCGATTGTAG
- a CDS encoding GNAT family N-acetyltransferase, protein MFKVVENELELVMFNGIWTTVWAEKGYELEYSKQFLERYVVITEEGRYVGTAEIKPFSRESNINEVCDFQDHPLIANGSGAVAEIDKLAVLSSHRGPYVAELLSAAVQFAEFHRLNCFVALLEPMLIRALRISYHVPVERLADRILYKGGDVIPAIVHAEEVYTHRSRYSWLIS, encoded by the coding sequence ATGTTCAAAGTGGTGGAAAACGAGTTGGAACTGGTCATGTTTAATGGGATCTGGACTACGGTTTGGGCCGAGAAAGGGTATGAACTGGAATACTCGAAACAATTTCTGGAAAGATATGTCGTCATCACGGAGGAGGGACGCTACGTCGGGACGGCGGAAATCAAGCCCTTTTCCCGAGAAAGTAATATCAATGAAGTATGTGATTTCCAAGATCATCCGCTGATCGCCAATGGTTCCGGGGCGGTTGCCGAAATTGACAAGCTGGCCGTATTATCCTCGCACCGCGGGCCTTATGTTGCCGAACTGTTGTCGGCCGCCGTACAGTTTGCGGAATTTCACCGTTTGAATTGCTTTGTTGCGCTATTGGAACCGATGCTGATCCGAGCGCTGCGAATTTCGTACCATGTTCCCGTAGAGAGGCTTGCGGACCGGATTTTGTACAAAGGGGGGGATGTCATTCCCGCGATTGTTCATGCCGAGGAGGTGTACACTCATCGCAGTCGTTATTCGTGGTTGATTTCTTAA
- a CDS encoding S-layer homology domain-containing protein, giving the protein MNKWLLRTTLSVTLLSQLQAPFASAQASDLLFSDIHQASNWSLDSIAYLNEKGITHGYDDGTYKPRKPITRQEVAELLVRALQLPTSASSVTLPSDVRPSSWSADSIQRVLNQGLMGRPDEPFRPTDVVTREELLSIFVQATGVKGEGKTALPEGEVSSPERKQSIETSLELGLLQGDGRKLDLNKPTERQEIAVFLTRLLEALQEPQNRELELTFVNESIVRIGAFQYPVTDDMKALFTAGNKELLSGSTLKVKLTSGFKIQEIVDLTVPASKSNLTLDGGGLRVSGNITILGDHIKLQHLTVAGKIVAGGAPKTSLELHDVTSNQLELATASQLSLTGNSSIQSLTVSQTAVDGSSIVLKETGEINDIIVPDKRLVPNLVKDYGINQGKIQLINGQPRETQTAASGGSGTSSSSGSSSSGSDSNSSAPVIPTINKIQEVDKAYVLPAQVSVRLDGNTTVNRTVAWTAPEGVQITDGAVHIKVPGVYVLSGKVEGVAEKAQLKLDVRLPLKLTIGNENSNIVVTTPGEAKTITFTSEPLLEVANNVEHISYLFQWTDENGEPSSQAKFIRAEGYEYEKLGNGWLLTKTDDSPTTSKETLSLQVEFGEPGTYSVKITAVKHEHHEY; this is encoded by the coding sequence GTGAACAAGTGGCTTCTGCGTACGACGCTCAGCGTCACCCTGCTCAGTCAGCTTCAGGCGCCTTTTGCTTCCGCGCAAGCGTCGGATCTGCTCTTTTCCGACATTCATCAGGCATCCAATTGGTCATTGGATTCGATTGCCTATTTGAATGAAAAGGGCATTACCCACGGATACGATGACGGAACGTACAAACCGCGCAAACCCATCACCCGCCAGGAAGTGGCCGAACTGCTTGTGCGCGCGCTGCAGCTTCCAACGAGTGCATCGTCGGTAACATTGCCTTCAGACGTTCGTCCGTCCAGTTGGTCTGCCGACAGCATTCAGCGTGTGCTGAACCAGGGATTGATGGGGCGTCCCGATGAGCCTTTTCGTCCTACGGACGTCGTTACCCGGGAAGAGCTGCTGTCGATTTTTGTCCAAGCAACCGGAGTGAAGGGGGAAGGAAAGACTGCGCTGCCTGAAGGTGAAGTAAGCTCTCCCGAGCGTAAACAAAGCATTGAAACGTCTCTGGAGCTTGGGTTGCTGCAAGGGGACGGCCGCAAGCTGGATTTGAACAAACCGACGGAACGGCAAGAAATCGCGGTCTTTTTGACTCGCTTGCTGGAGGCCCTTCAGGAACCGCAAAACCGTGAATTGGAGCTGACGTTCGTAAACGAAAGCATCGTTCGCATCGGTGCCTTCCAATATCCGGTGACGGATGACATGAAGGCACTCTTTACCGCAGGCAACAAAGAGCTGCTTTCCGGTTCGACATTAAAGGTAAAGCTGACCTCCGGTTTCAAGATTCAGGAGATCGTGGATTTGACCGTGCCTGCCTCCAAAAGCAATTTGACCCTTGATGGCGGCGGTCTCCGCGTTTCCGGCAATATCACGATTTTGGGAGACCACATCAAGCTCCAGCATTTGACCGTTGCAGGCAAAATCGTCGCCGGAGGAGCACCTAAAACGTCATTGGAGCTGCACGACGTGACGTCGAATCAACTGGAGCTTGCCACGGCTTCCCAGCTGAGCTTGACAGGAAATTCTTCAATTCAATCTTTGACGGTGAGCCAGACTGCCGTTGACGGATCTTCGATCGTGTTGAAAGAAACCGGCGAGATTAACGACATTATCGTTCCGGACAAACGGCTTGTGCCGAACCTGGTCAAGGATTATGGCATTAACCAGGGCAAAATTCAGCTCATTAATGGACAACCCCGGGAAACGCAAACCGCTGCTTCCGGCGGATCGGGCACCAGTAGCAGTTCTGGAAGCAGCAGTTCCGGGAGCGATAGCAATTCCTCGGCCCCGGTAATCCCAACGATTAACAAAATACAAGAGGTCGACAAAGCGTACGTGCTTCCTGCTCAAGTGTCCGTGCGTTTGGACGGCAACACGACGGTAAACCGGACAGTGGCCTGGACCGCGCCTGAAGGCGTGCAAATTACGGATGGTGCGGTTCACATCAAAGTGCCGGGAGTATACGTACTTTCGGGCAAGGTGGAAGGGGTAGCGGAGAAGGCTCAGCTGAAGCTGGATGTCAGGCTGCCGTTGAAGCTGACGATCGGGAACGAGAACTCCAACATCGTTGTGACAACGCCAGGCGAAGCCAAGACCATCACTTTCACATCGGAGCCTCTCCTTGAAGTGGCCAACAACGTTGAGCATATAAGCTACCTGTTCCAATGGACGGATGAGAACGGCGAACCTTCCAGTCAAGCGAAGTTTATTCGTGCGGAAGGGTATGAGTACGAGAAGCTGGGGAACGGCTGGCTGCTTACCAAAACAGACGATTCTCCGACGACTTCCAAGGAAACGTTGTCCCTTCAAGTGGAATTTGGCGAACCGGGTACCTACAGCGTGAAGATTACTGCCGTTAAGCATGAACATCATGAATACTAA
- a CDS encoding AEC family transporter: protein MIFDIILEVVLPVFLLIGVGSWMQKIFKLDLYTLAKINFYCITPAAVFMSMYKSDMSGELLGTVTLFYAIYVIVLYVLGSAVSRALKLNKGMKAAFNNSIMLDNAGNYGLPINALVFRGDPLASSIQALVMSLQSLLTFTFGVLSIQGAKLKGNYRAVIIGFLKMPVPYALLLGLLFQMWHVPLPTFLSMPLTYAQQSMVAVALLTLGAQIVKYPIRLYRLDVYISTFLRLLIGPAIGISIVLLLGMQGVAAQALIIASGMPTGVNASILAEEYDNEPDFAAQTVLISTLLNIITITALISFARTF from the coding sequence ATGATTTTTGACATCATACTGGAAGTCGTCCTGCCCGTCTTTCTCCTGATCGGAGTCGGGTCCTGGATGCAAAAGATCTTTAAGCTCGATTTATACACCCTCGCCAAAATCAACTTTTACTGCATCACTCCCGCCGCCGTATTCATGAGCATGTACAAGTCCGACATGTCGGGCGAGCTGCTCGGGACGGTTACGCTGTTTTACGCCATTTACGTCATCGTTCTATATGTTCTCGGGTCAGCAGTCTCCCGGGCGCTCAAACTGAATAAAGGCATGAAAGCCGCCTTCAACAACAGCATCATGCTGGACAATGCAGGCAATTACGGGCTGCCGATCAATGCGCTCGTGTTCCGCGGCGATCCGCTGGCCTCTTCCATACAGGCCCTCGTCATGTCGCTGCAATCGCTGCTCACCTTTACGTTCGGCGTTCTGTCGATCCAAGGGGCCAAGCTCAAAGGCAATTACCGCGCGGTCATCATCGGCTTTCTGAAAATGCCCGTGCCTTATGCGCTGCTGCTCGGCCTTCTATTCCAGATGTGGCATGTTCCGCTGCCGACCTTCCTGTCCATGCCGCTCACGTACGCGCAGCAAAGCATGGTCGCCGTCGCGCTGCTGACGCTGGGTGCCCAGATCGTCAAATATCCGATCAGGCTGTATCGCCTTGATGTGTATATTAGCACATTTTTGCGCCTCTTGATCGGTCCGGCCATCGGCATCTCCATCGTGCTGCTTCTGGGCATGCAAGGCGTCGCCGCCCAGGCGCTGATCATCGCTTCCGGCATGCCGACCGGCGTCAACGCCTCCATTTTGGCGGAGGAATATGACAACGAACCGGATTTCGCGGCTCAGACCGTGCTGATCTCCACCTTGCTGAACATCATCACGATTACTGCGCTGATCTCGTTTGCAAGAACGTTCTGA
- a CDS encoding mismatch-specific DNA-glycosylase, translating into MAIPDHLDYGLSILFIGFNPSLTSGETGHHYAYKGNRFWRILERSGLTPRLYAPEEDGDLLKLGYGFTNIVARPTRGVEDITREEYAEGRLILKQKLEEYRPQVACFVGKGVYAQYSKRGKTDWGFQDDPVVPEIHEFVAPSSSGLVRMSMDEIVAIYAQLSEFVAGK; encoded by the coding sequence ATGGCTATTCCGGACCATCTCGATTATGGCTTGTCCATTCTGTTCATCGGTTTTAATCCAAGCCTGACGTCTGGCGAAACGGGCCATCATTACGCTTATAAAGGAAATCGTTTCTGGCGCATTCTCGAACGCTCGGGCTTGACTCCGCGTCTGTATGCACCGGAAGAGGACGGAGATTTGCTCAAGCTGGGGTATGGATTCACAAATATCGTGGCCCGTCCCACGAGAGGTGTAGAGGATATCACGCGCGAGGAGTATGCGGAGGGACGCCTCATTTTGAAACAAAAGCTGGAGGAATACCGGCCGCAAGTGGCCTGCTTCGTCGGCAAAGGCGTATACGCCCAGTACAGCAAACGCGGGAAAACGGATTGGGGATTTCAGGACGACCCGGTCGTACCGGAAATCCATGAGTTCGTTGCCCCCTCCTCCAGCGGGCTGGTACGCATGTCGATGGATGAAATCGTGGCCATTTATGCGCAGCTTAGCGAGTTTGTGGCTGGGAAATAA
- a CDS encoding sigma-70 family RNA polymerase sigma factor, with protein MTQHMPEIPEDELVRRIVAGEKQLFAIIVDRYKNKVFGLLRGMGASHQDAQDLAQDVFIRVYRYLATRREGSSFSAWIYTIAVNRMRDFIRQQKPVMVADALELVEAAEEGTPEKTVLQQEMKREIVQQLDRLPEAYRLVLLLKYTNELSYEEIARITGMNQLQVRNALYRGKKALRKQMDRKGGLSINEAYSK; from the coding sequence ATGACACAGCATATGCCTGAAATCCCGGAGGATGAGCTGGTTCGGCGCATTGTGGCGGGGGAGAAGCAGCTGTTTGCCATAATTGTGGACCGGTACAAAAATAAAGTGTTTGGCCTTTTGCGCGGAATGGGCGCGAGCCATCAGGATGCGCAGGATTTGGCGCAGGATGTGTTTATCCGTGTTTACCGGTATTTGGCGACCCGGCGGGAAGGCTCGAGCTTTTCGGCTTGGATCTACACAATTGCGGTGAATCGGATGCGCGATTTCATTCGCCAGCAGAAACCCGTTATGGTCGCAGATGCCCTGGAACTGGTGGAGGCTGCCGAGGAGGGAACGCCGGAAAAAACGGTGCTGCAGCAGGAGATGAAACGCGAGATCGTGCAGCAGCTCGATCGATTGCCGGAAGCGTATCGCCTCGTATTATTGCTGAAGTACACAAATGAGCTGAGTTATGAGGAGATTGCTCGCATTACGGGCATGAATCAGCTCCAGGTGCGCAATGCGCTGTATCGTGGCAAAAAAGCTCTAAGAAAACAAATGGACCGCAAGGGAGGTTTATCGATAAATGAAGCCTATTCCAAGTGA
- a CDS encoding LacI family DNA-binding transcriptional regulator: MSRKISIQTLADQLGLSKYAVSRALGGKSGVSEETRARVLELARTLGYRQHTPGITSTPIANAGADLHRPSSPLFALICMNQSNLSEPHYWQRVLSGMISACDERGWHHAIVSPSLSADDDRLSPEQALAPHLDWTHCAGIVVMGAFPHTVMKRLSKTGRPLILVDHHDPLLNCDTVSHDNLEAGMTAAQYLLSVRCRRIGLITDDGRATSFAQRRMGMELMVKQAQAQDGVTAALREWSIPYEHGDWLEQLAREFRQLPEAERPDAWVGVNDDIAMRWMRKLQDMGFSVPGDCRVLGIDNVHAAASAIPPLTTVHLCKEELGQRAIESLQRRMERPGSPRETIMLSTNLIPRDSA; the protein is encoded by the coding sequence ATGTCACGAAAAATTTCCATCCAAACGCTGGCCGACCAGCTCGGACTGTCCAAATATGCGGTATCCCGTGCCCTCGGCGGCAAATCGGGAGTCAGCGAAGAAACGCGCGCACGCGTGCTCGAATTAGCCCGAACGCTCGGATATCGCCAACACACGCCAGGCATTACGTCCACGCCGATAGCCAATGCAGGAGCAGACCTTCACAGGCCATCGAGCCCGCTGTTTGCCCTGATCTGCATGAACCAATCCAATCTCAGCGAGCCGCATTATTGGCAGCGCGTGCTGTCCGGCATGATATCTGCCTGCGATGAACGGGGATGGCATCATGCTATCGTTTCGCCTTCACTGTCTGCCGATGATGACCGCCTATCGCCGGAGCAAGCCCTCGCTCCGCACCTCGACTGGACGCATTGCGCAGGGATCGTTGTCATGGGTGCATTCCCGCATACCGTGATGAAGCGGCTGTCGAAAACGGGACGCCCCCTCATTCTGGTGGATCACCATGATCCGCTCCTGAACTGCGACACCGTCAGCCATGACAACCTGGAGGCGGGCATGACCGCCGCACAATACCTGCTGTCCGTCCGCTGCCGACGAATCGGGCTGATCACCGACGACGGCCGGGCCACCAGCTTTGCCCAGCGCAGAATGGGCATGGAGCTGATGGTCAAGCAGGCGCAAGCACAAGATGGCGTGACCGCAGCGCTGCGCGAATGGAGCATTCCTTATGAGCACGGTGATTGGCTTGAACAGTTGGCCCGCGAGTTTCGCCAGCTGCCTGAAGCAGAGCGTCCGGACGCCTGGGTTGGCGTCAATGACGACATTGCGATGCGATGGATGCGCAAACTGCAGGACATGGGCTTCTCCGTGCCGGGCGATTGCCGTGTGCTCGGCATCGACAACGTACACGCGGCCGCCTCTGCGATTCCCCCCCTGACAACGGTTCACCTGTGCAAGGAAGAGCTGGGGCAGCGTGCAATCGAATCGCTGCAGCGCCGCATGGAGCGGCCCGGTTCGCCGAGGGAAACGATTATGCTGTCCACCAACCTGATCCCAAGGGACTCCGCGTAG